In a genomic window of Amblyomma americanum isolate KBUSLIRL-KWMA chromosome 4, ASM5285725v1, whole genome shotgun sequence:
- the 14-3-3zeta gene encoding tyrosine 3-monooxygenase/tryptophan 5-monooxygenase activation protein zeta isoform X1 yields the protein MDKDELVQRAKLAEQAERYDDMAAAMKQVTETGVELSNEERNLLSVAYKNVVGARRSSWRVISSIEQKTEGSERKQQMAREYREKVEKELREICYDVLGLLDKYLIPKASNAESKVFYLKMKGDYYRYLAEVATGEQRNSVVEESQKAYQEAFDISKSKMQPTHPIRLGLALNFSVFYYEILNSPDKACQLAKQAFDDAIAELDTLNEDSYKDSTLIMQLLRDNLTLWTSDTQGDGDEQQEGGDN from the exons ATGGATAAGGACGAGTTGGTTCAGCGGGCCAAGCTTGCCGAGCAGGCCGAAAGGTACGACGACATGGCGGCCGCCATGAAGCAGGTCACAGAAACGGGCGTGGAGCTCAGCAACGAGGAACGCAACCTGCTGTCTGTCGCCTACAAAAACGTCGTCGGCGCCCGGCGAAGCTCGTGGCGAGTCATCTCCAGCATAGAGCAGAAGACCGAGGGCTCTGAGCGCAAGCAGCAGATGGCCCGGGAGTACCGCGAGAAAGTGGAGAAGGAGCTTCGCGAAATCTGCTACGACGTGCTG GGTCTCCTAGACAAGTATTTGATCCCCAAGGCGAGTAATGCAGAGAGCAAAGTGTTCTACCTGAAAATGAAGGGAGACTACTACAGGTACTTGGCAGAGGTTGCCACCGGCGAGCAGAGGAACA GTGTGGTCGAGGAGTCTCAGAAGGCCTACCAGGAGGCCTTCGACATCAGCAAGAGCAAAATGCAGCCTACGCATCCCATCCGGTTGGGGCTGGCCCTAAACTTCTCTGTGTTCTACTACGAAATACTGAACTCTCCCGACAAGGCCTGCCAGCTGGCCAAGCAG GCGTTCGACGACGCAATCGCGGAGTTGGACACATTAAATGAGGATAGCTACAAGGATAGCACGCTCATAATGCAGCTCCTCCGAGACAACCTCACG
- the 14-3-3zeta gene encoding tyrosine 3-monooxygenase/tryptophan 5-monooxygenase activation protein zeta isoform X3, whose amino-acid sequence MDKDELVQRAKLAEQAERYDDMAAAMKQVTETGVELSNEERNLLSVAYKNVVGARRSSWRVISSIEQKTEGSERKQQMAREYREKVEKELREICYDVLGLLDKYLIPKASNAESKVFYLKMKGDYYRYLAEVATGEQRNSVVEESQKAYQEAFDISKSKMQPTHPIRLGLALNFSVFYYEILNSPDKACQLAKQAFDDAIAELDTLNEDSYKDSTLIMQLLRDNLTLWTSDTQGDGDEQQEAT is encoded by the exons ATGGATAAGGACGAGTTGGTTCAGCGGGCCAAGCTTGCCGAGCAGGCCGAAAGGTACGACGACATGGCGGCCGCCATGAAGCAGGTCACAGAAACGGGCGTGGAGCTCAGCAACGAGGAACGCAACCTGCTGTCTGTCGCCTACAAAAACGTCGTCGGCGCCCGGCGAAGCTCGTGGCGAGTCATCTCCAGCATAGAGCAGAAGACCGAGGGCTCTGAGCGCAAGCAGCAGATGGCCCGGGAGTACCGCGAGAAAGTGGAGAAGGAGCTTCGCGAAATCTGCTACGACGTGCTG GGTCTCCTAGACAAGTATTTGATCCCCAAGGCGAGTAATGCAGAGAGCAAAGTGTTCTACCTGAAAATGAAGGGAGACTACTACAGGTACTTGGCAGAGGTTGCCACCGGCGAGCAGAGGAACA GTGTGGTCGAGGAGTCTCAGAAGGCCTACCAGGAGGCCTTCGACATCAGCAAGAGCAAAATGCAGCCTACGCATCCCATCCGGTTGGGGCTGGCCCTAAACTTCTCTGTGTTCTACTACGAAATACTGAACTCTCCCGACAAGGCCTGCCAGCTGGCCAAGCAG GCGTTCGACGACGCAATCGCGGAGTTGGACACATTAAATGAGGATAGCTACAAGGATAGCACGCTCATAATGCAGCTCCTCCGAGACAACCTCACG
- the 14-3-3zeta gene encoding tyrosine 3-monooxygenase/tryptophan 5-monooxygenase activation protein zeta isoform X2, with amino-acid sequence MDKDELVQRAKLAEQAERYDDMAAAMKQVTETGVELSNEERNLLSVAYKNVVGARRSSWRVISSIEQKTEGSERKQQMAREYREKVEKELREICYDVLGLLDKYLIPKASNAESKVFYLKMKGDYYRYLAEVATGEQRNSVVEESQKAYQEAFDISKGKMQPTHPIRLGLALNFSVFYYEILTAPDRACHLAKQAFDDAIAELDTLNEDSYKDSTLIMQLLRDNLTLWTSDTQGDGDEQQEGGDN; translated from the exons ATGGATAAGGACGAGTTGGTTCAGCGGGCCAAGCTTGCCGAGCAGGCCGAAAGGTACGACGACATGGCGGCCGCCATGAAGCAGGTCACAGAAACGGGCGTGGAGCTCAGCAACGAGGAACGCAACCTGCTGTCTGTCGCCTACAAAAACGTCGTCGGCGCCCGGCGAAGCTCGTGGCGAGTCATCTCCAGCATAGAGCAGAAGACCGAGGGCTCTGAGCGCAAGCAGCAGATGGCCCGGGAGTACCGCGAGAAAGTGGAGAAGGAGCTTCGCGAAATCTGCTACGACGTGCTG GGTCTCCTAGACAAGTATTTGATCCCCAAGGCGAGTAATGCAGAGAGCAAAGTGTTCTACCTGAAAATGAAGGGAGACTACTACAGGTACTTGGCAGAGGTTGCCACCGGCGAGCAGAGGAACA GTGTGGTGGAGGAATCTCAGAAGGCCTACCAGGAGGCCTTCGACATCTCCAAGGGCAAAATGCAGCCCACGCACCCGATCCGACTGGGCCTGGCGCTCAACTTTTCCGTGTTCTATTACGAAATTCTCACGGCCCCCGATCGGGCCTGCCACTTGGCCAAGCAG GCGTTCGACGACGCAATCGCGGAGTTGGACACATTAAATGAGGATAGCTACAAGGATAGCACGCTCATAATGCAGCTCCTCCGAGACAACCTCACG